Proteins found in one Actinokineospora alba genomic segment:
- a CDS encoding acyl-CoA dehydrogenase family protein has product MPAERLLPNTEAEDLLKLTREIARDELAPLASQYEEEERFPREQFKLLGRSGLLGLPYAEKWGGAALSYEVYLQVLEEIAAAWMSVGVGLSVHTMSCFALAEYGSDEQRERFLPDMLGGDLLGAYALSETHAGSDAAALSTKAVRDGDQYVVNGTKAWITHAGHADFYTTMVRTSDDGGKGISCLLVDADTPGLSAAAPERKMGLTGSTTAQMIFDGARVDADRLLGAEGQGFKIALVALNSGRLGIAACAVGLAQAALDEAVAYARQRVQFGKAIMDFQGVEFLLADMAAAVESARATYLEAARRRDRGLPFLRQASIAKLVATDAAMKVTTDAVQVLGGAGYTRDFPVERYMREAKVPQIFEGTNQIQRMVIARQLRVS; this is encoded by the coding sequence ATGCCCGCCGAGCGTCTGCTGCCCAACACCGAGGCGGAAGACCTCCTGAAGCTGACCCGCGAGATCGCGCGCGACGAACTCGCGCCGCTGGCGAGCCAGTACGAGGAAGAGGAGCGGTTCCCGCGCGAGCAGTTCAAGCTGCTCGGCCGCAGCGGCCTGCTCGGCCTCCCGTACGCGGAGAAGTGGGGCGGCGCGGCCCTGTCCTACGAGGTCTACCTGCAGGTCCTCGAGGAGATCGCCGCGGCCTGGATGTCGGTCGGCGTCGGCCTCTCGGTGCACACCATGTCCTGCTTCGCGCTGGCCGAGTACGGCAGCGATGAGCAGCGCGAACGCTTCCTGCCGGACATGCTCGGCGGCGACCTGCTCGGCGCGTACGCCCTCTCGGAGACCCACGCGGGTTCGGACGCGGCGGCGCTGTCCACGAAGGCGGTCCGCGACGGCGACCAGTACGTGGTCAACGGCACCAAGGCGTGGATCACCCACGCCGGTCACGCCGACTTTTACACGACCATGGTCCGTACCTCCGACGACGGCGGAAAGGGCATCAGCTGCCTCCTGGTCGACGCCGACACGCCGGGCCTGTCCGCCGCCGCGCCGGAACGCAAGATGGGCCTCACCGGCTCCACCACGGCCCAGATGATCTTCGACGGCGCCCGGGTCGACGCCGACCGGCTCCTCGGCGCCGAGGGGCAGGGCTTCAAGATCGCCCTCGTCGCCCTCAACTCCGGCCGCCTCGGCATCGCCGCCTGCGCGGTGGGCCTGGCCCAGGCCGCGCTGGACGAGGCCGTCGCCTACGCCAGGCAGCGGGTCCAGTTCGGCAAGGCGATCATGGACTTCCAGGGCGTCGAGTTCCTGCTCGCCGACATGGCCGCCGCCGTCGAGTCGGCCCGGGCGACCTATTTGGAGGCTGCCCGCAGGCGCGACCGCGGGCTGCCGTTCCTGCGGCAGGCCTCGATCGCGAAGCTGGTGGCCACGGACGCCGCGATGAAGGTCACAACCGACGCGGTCCAGGTCCTGGGTGGTGCGGGCTACACGCGCGATTTCCCTGTCGAGCGGTACATGCGCGAGGCCAAGGTCCCGCAGATTTTTGAGGGAACGAACCAAATACAGCGAATGGTGATCGCGCGACAACTGCGCGTGAGCTGA
- a CDS encoding TetR/AcrR family transcriptional regulator has translation MTRRAPTARQAALLEELLDLFLREGFAESTLDDFAARLHCSKSTLYALAPSKEQLARKVVGHFFRGATERIEKDVAEARDARDRVVRYLVGAGAEMSRATAKFVADVAAFPSTRRVYERNAQAAAARIRAFIQEGVAEGLFRDVHARLVGEMVGWLIEGIQTGVLGARAEVSDAEAFAALADLVLGGLDSGRSSL, from the coding sequence ATGACCCGGCGCGCGCCCACCGCCCGGCAGGCCGCCCTGCTAGAGGAACTGCTGGACCTGTTCCTGCGCGAGGGCTTCGCCGAGTCCACCCTGGACGACTTCGCCGCGCGCCTGCACTGCTCGAAGTCGACGCTGTACGCGCTCGCGCCGAGCAAGGAGCAACTCGCCCGCAAGGTCGTCGGCCACTTCTTCCGCGGCGCCACCGAGCGCATCGAGAAGGACGTCGCGGAAGCGCGGGACGCCCGCGACCGGGTGGTGCGCTACCTGGTCGGCGCGGGCGCGGAGATGAGCCGCGCGACCGCGAAGTTCGTCGCCGACGTCGCCGCGTTCCCCTCCACCCGGCGGGTCTACGAGCGCAACGCCCAGGCCGCCGCCGCCCGCATCCGCGCGTTCATCCAGGAGGGTGTCGCCGAGGGGCTCTTCCGCGACGTCCACGCCCGGCTCGTCGGCGAGATGGTCGGGTGGCTGATCGAGGGGATCCAGACCGGCGTCCTCGGGGCCCGGGCCGAGGTATCCGACGCCGAGGCGTTCGCCGCGCTGGCGGATCTGGTGCTCGGTGGCCTGGACTCAGGACGATCGAGTCTGTGA
- a CDS encoding citrate synthase: protein MPDGTAAPTGTEQTAAFRYPGGEHEMAVVPATDGTSGVDLGKLLAKTGLVTLDPGFVNTAACSSAITYIDGDAGILRYRGYPIEQLAEKSSFLEVSYLLIYGELPTAAELDDFTHKISRHTLLHEDLKRFFDGFPRDAHPMPVLSSAVSALSTFYQDSLNPFDPNQVEISTIRLLAKLPTIAAYAYKKSVGQPFLYPDNSLGLVENFLRMTFGFPAENYDVDPDLVRALDLLFILHADHEQNCSTSTVRLVGSSEANLFASISAGINALFGPLHGGANSAVLEMLEGIRDGGGDVQAFVNKVKNKEDGVKLMGFGHRVYKNYDPRAAIIKKTADDILNKLGGDDSLLDIAKQLEEHALSDEYFVSRKLYPNVDFYTGLIYRAMGFPTKFFTVLFALGRLPGWIAHWREMMNDPATKIGRPRQVYIGQTERDYLPVADR, encoded by the coding sequence ATGCCCGACGGGACCGCAGCGCCCACCGGCACCGAGCAGACCGCCGCCTTCCGCTACCCGGGTGGCGAGCACGAGATGGCGGTCGTTCCCGCCACTGACGGCACCTCAGGTGTCGACCTGGGCAAGTTGCTGGCCAAGACCGGTCTGGTGACCCTCGACCCCGGCTTCGTGAACACCGCGGCGTGCTCGTCGGCGATCACCTACATCGACGGCGACGCGGGCATCCTGCGCTACCGCGGGTACCCGATCGAGCAGCTGGCCGAGAAGTCGTCGTTCCTCGAGGTCAGCTACCTGCTGATCTACGGCGAGCTGCCCACGGCGGCCGAACTCGACGACTTCACCCACAAGATCAGCAGGCACACCCTGCTGCACGAGGACCTGAAGCGGTTCTTCGACGGCTTCCCCCGCGACGCGCACCCCATGCCGGTGCTGTCGTCGGCGGTGTCGGCGCTGTCGACGTTCTACCAGGACAGCCTCAACCCGTTCGACCCGAACCAGGTCGAGATCTCCACGATCCGGCTGCTGGCCAAGCTGCCGACGATCGCGGCGTACGCCTACAAGAAGTCGGTCGGCCAGCCGTTCCTCTACCCGGACAACTCCCTTGGCCTGGTGGAGAACTTCCTGCGGATGACCTTCGGCTTCCCGGCCGAGAACTACGACGTCGACCCCGACCTCGTACGCGCGCTCGACCTGCTGTTCATCCTGCACGCCGACCACGAGCAGAACTGCTCCACCTCCACGGTGCGGCTGGTCGGCTCGTCGGAGGCGAACCTCTTCGCGAGCATCTCCGCCGGAATAAACGCACTCTTCGGACCCCTGCACGGCGGCGCGAACAGCGCGGTGCTGGAGATGCTCGAAGGCATCCGCGACGGCGGCGGCGACGTCCAGGCGTTCGTCAACAAGGTCAAGAACAAAGAAGACGGCGTCAAGCTCATGGGCTTCGGCCACCGGGTCTACAAGAACTACGACCCGCGCGCCGCGATCATCAAGAAGACCGCCGACGACATCCTCAACAAGCTCGGCGGCGACGACTCGCTGCTCGACATCGCGAAGCAGCTTGAGGAGCACGCGCTGTCGGACGAGTACTTCGTCTCCCGCAAGCTCTACCCGAACGTGGACTTCTACACGGGTCTGATCTACCGGGCGATGGGCTTCCCGACGAAGTTCTTCACGGTGCTGTTCGCCCTGGGCAGGCTCCCGGGCTGGATCGCGCACTGGCGCGAGATGATGAACGACCCGGCCACCAAGATCGGCCGCCCGCGTCAGGTCTACATCGGACAGACGGAGCGCGACTACCTGCCGGTCGCCGACCGCTGA
- a CDS encoding cryptochrome/photolyase family protein has product MADPSIVWFRRDLRTGDHPALLAAAERSPSAVGLFVLDDVLLGPAGKPRVDFLYNCLRNLNDQLGGRLMVVRGKPVEVVPRVVAEFGAGSVHVSADMGPYGRERDAAVEAALEVDFVRTGSPYAVAPGRVRKADGEPYKVFTPFKRAWLDHGWRAPADTDASTVDWVDAGTGLPAGDSHGERDALLAWEDFRDRLDDYARDRDRPDLDGTSRMSAYLRWGCVHPRTLLADLGENHDVYRSELAWREFYADVLWHRPETARANYDKKFDRITHDNDTGLFDAWCQGKTGFPIVDAGMRQLLAEGWMHNRVRMIVASFLVKDLHLPWWWGARHFMRHLIDGDLASNQHGWQWTAGSGTDAAPYFRVFNPTSQGEKFDPNGDYVRRYVPELRDIPGKAVHKPSGVKGYPEPVVDHAQERQVALDRYAAIKG; this is encoded by the coding sequence ATGGCCGATCCGTCCATCGTGTGGTTCCGCCGCGACCTGCGCACCGGTGATCATCCCGCGTTGCTCGCCGCGGCGGAACGGTCCCCCTCGGCTGTGGGGCTCTTCGTGCTCGACGACGTGCTGCTCGGGCCCGCGGGCAAGCCGCGCGTCGACTTCCTTTATAACTGCCTGCGCAATTTGAACGATCAACTCGGCGGTCGGCTGATGGTCGTGCGCGGGAAGCCGGTCGAGGTGGTGCCTCGGGTCGTCGCGGAGTTCGGCGCCGGGTCGGTGCACGTGTCCGCGGACATGGGGCCCTACGGCCGGGAACGCGACGCGGCGGTGGAGGCGGCGCTGGAGGTGGACTTCGTCCGGACCGGGTCGCCGTACGCGGTGGCGCCGGGGCGGGTACGCAAGGCCGATGGTGAGCCGTACAAGGTGTTCACCCCGTTCAAGCGGGCCTGGCTCGACCACGGGTGGCGGGCGCCCGCCGACACCGATGCGTCCACAGTGGACTGGGTGGACGCCGGGACTGGGTTGCCCGCAGGCGACTCGCACGGTGAGCGGGATGCTTTGCTTGCCTGGGAGGACTTTCGTGACCGCCTCGACGACTACGCCCGGGATCGGGACCGGCCGGATCTGGACGGCACGAGCCGGATGTCGGCGTACTTGCGCTGGGGCTGTGTGCATCCCCGCACGCTGCTGGCCGACCTCGGCGAGAACCACGACGTCTACCGGTCCGAACTCGCCTGGCGCGAGTTCTACGCCGACGTGTTGTGGCACCGGCCGGAAACGGCCCGCGCCAACTACGACAAGAAGTTCGACCGCATCACCCACGACAACGACACCGGCCTGTTCGACGCGTGGTGCCAAGGCAAGACCGGGTTCCCCATCGTCGACGCCGGGATGCGCCAGCTGCTCGCCGAGGGGTGGATGCACAACCGGGTGCGGATGATCGTCGCGAGCTTCCTGGTGAAAGACCTGCACCTGCCGTGGTGGTGGGGCGCCCGGCACTTCATGCGCCACCTGATCGACGGCGACCTCGCGTCCAACCAGCACGGCTGGCAGTGGACCGCGGGGTCGGGAACCGATGCGGCACCGTACTTCCGGGTGTTCAACCCGACGTCCCAGGGGGAGAAGTTCGACCCGAACGGCGACTACGTGCGCCGGTATGTTCCCGAACTCCGGGATATACCGGGGAAAGCCGTGCACAAGCCGTCCGGCGTCAAGGGGTACCCGGAGCCGGTCGTCGATC